One window of the Paraburkholderia sp. PGU19 genome contains the following:
- a CDS encoding substrate-binding domain-containing protein produces the protein MKQMIRAVGAGMLALSIMGLGTGAAQADEKVTLGVAIPTADHGFTGGIVWWANKAKADLEKAHPDLKVIVKTAANAPEQANQLQDLVTVNKINALVIFPYESASLTQPVAQVKKKGVYVTVVDRGLTDTSAQDAYVAGDNTAFGKIPAEYLAKALDGKGDIVALRGIPTTLDNERWTAFTGVLKAYPNIKILDAKYANWNRDDAFKVMQDYLTRFKHIDAVWAADDDMAVGVIKAIDQAKRTDIKIVFGGAGSKGMVKNVMDGAPLIKADVSYSPKFIYDAIKLTAEARLKGDKLPATTIIPSVLITKENAKEFYFPDSPF, from the coding sequence ATGAAGCAGATGATTCGAGCGGTTGGCGCCGGGATGCTGGCGCTGAGCATAATGGGCCTGGGCACAGGCGCCGCGCAAGCCGACGAGAAAGTCACCCTCGGCGTAGCCATCCCCACCGCCGATCACGGCTTCACAGGCGGCATAGTCTGGTGGGCGAACAAGGCAAAGGCGGATCTGGAAAAAGCCCACCCCGATCTGAAAGTGATCGTCAAAACGGCAGCCAACGCGCCGGAACAGGCGAACCAGCTGCAAGACCTCGTAACGGTCAACAAAATAAACGCGCTAGTAATATTCCCGTACGAATCAGCCTCCCTCACCCAACCCGTCGCACAGGTGAAAAAGAAGGGCGTCTACGTAACAGTGGTCGACCGTGGTCTCACGGACACAAGCGCACAAGACGCCTACGTGGCCGGCGACAACACCGCCTTCGGCAAGATCCCCGCCGAATATCTGGCAAAAGCACTCGACGGCAAAGGCGACATCGTCGCGCTACGCGGCATTCCCACAACCCTCGACAACGAACGCTGGACAGCCTTCACAGGCGTCCTGAAGGCCTATCCGAACATCAAGATCCTCGACGCAAAATACGCAAACTGGAACCGCGACGACGCATTCAAGGTGATGCAGGACTACCTGACGCGCTTCAAGCACATCGACGCCGTCTGGGCGGCCGACGACGACATGGCCGTCGGCGTCATCAAGGCAATCGATCAGGCCAAGCGCACCGACATCAAGATCGTGTTCGGCGGCGCGGGTTCGAAAGGCATGGTCAAGAACGTGATGGACGGCGCGCCGCTCATCAAGGCCGATGTGTCGTACTCGCCAAAGTTCATCTACGACGCAATCAAGCTCACGGCAGAAGCGCGCCTCAAAGGCGACAAGCTGCCCGCCACGACGATCATTCCTTCCGTGCTGATCACGAAGGAGAACGCGAAGGAATTCTACTTCCCGGATTCGCCGTTCTGA
- a CDS encoding ABC transporter permease — translation MRPAHTDTAPVGRAMRIAHRLHGLGPLAGLIVLCIAGTLLNRDFATVDNMMNVLTRTSFIGIIAVGMTFVIISGGIDLSVGSMAALIAGSMIWLMNALAAAPGGHALAPLTIVLIGIASAFVLGGAFGCAHGLLITKGRIEPFIVTLGSLGIFRAVLTWLADGGALTLDNNLSDLYGPVYYASLFGVPVPIWVFLVVAAGGALILNRTAFGRHVQAIGSNEQVARYAAIRVDTVKIVTYVLLGVCVGVATVLYVPRLGSATPTTGLLWELEAIAAVVVGGTALKGGEGRVVGTVIGAVLLSVIANILNLTSIISVYLNAAVQGIVIIVVAFLQRGRR, via the coding sequence ATGCGACCGGCACACACTGACACCGCGCCGGTTGGGCGCGCGATGCGGATTGCGCATCGATTGCATGGGCTTGGGCCGTTGGCGGGGCTGATCGTGCTGTGCATTGCGGGGACGCTGCTCAATCGCGATTTCGCGACTGTCGACAACATGATGAATGTGCTGACGCGCACGTCGTTCATTGGGATCATTGCTGTCGGCATGACGTTTGTGATTATTTCGGGTGGGATTGATCTTTCTGTTGGATCGATGGCGGCGTTGATCGCGGGCAGCATGATCTGGTTGATGAATGCGCTTGCCGCTGCGCCGGGCGGACATGCGCTTGCGCCTCTGACTATTGTGTTGATCGGGATTGCGAGTGCGTTTGTGCTTGGCGGCGCGTTTGGATGCGCGCATGGGTTGTTGATCACCAAAGGGCGGATCGAGCCTTTTATCGTCACGTTGGGGTCGCTGGGTATTTTTCGCGCTGTGCTGACCTGGCTTGCTGACGGTGGTGCCTTGACGCTCGATAACAATCTTTCCGATCTTTATGGGCCGGTTTATTACGCGAGTCTGTTTGGGGTGCCTGTGCCGATCTGGGTGTTTCTCGTCGTCGCGGCGGGCGGTGCGCTGATTCTTAATCGAACGGCGTTTGGGCGACATGTGCAGGCGATTGGCTCCAATGAACAGGTCGCGCGGTATGCCGCGATTCGCGTTGATACCGTGAAGATTGTTACTTATGTGTTGCTTGGGGTTTGTGTTGGCGTAGCGACGGTTTTGTATGTGCCGAGGCTTGGGTCGGCGACGCCCACTACCGGGCTTTTATGGGAACTGGAGGCGATTGCCGCTGTTGTGGTTGGCGGGACTGCGCTCAAGGGCGGTGAAGGGCGGGTTGTGGGTACCGTCATCGGTGCGGTTCTGCTTTCGGTCATTGCCAATATTCTTAACCTCACTAGCATTATTAGCGTGTACTTGAATGCCGCTGTGCAGGGGATTGTGATTATTGTTGTCGCGTTTTTGCAGCGGGGGCGGAGGTGA
- a CDS encoding Gfo/Idh/MocA family oxidoreductase has protein sequence MTRRLRLGMVGGGQGAFIGAVHRIAARIDDRFELVAAALSSDPQRAQASADELGIARSYASWDEMARAEAARDDGIDAVSIVTPNHLHAPVATAFLDAGIHVICDKPLAMTLEEGEALAKLARDKNRLFALTHTYSGYPMVRHARELVEAGELGEVRVVQVEYAQDWLAKPIELTGENRQAVWRTDPKQAGRAGCLGDIGTHAYHLAAFATGMLPIEIAAELHTFVEGRQVDDHIQAMLRYDNGARGMLWASQVASGAENALRLRVYGTKAGIAFDQENPNELLFTPLGGATQRLTRGRVGSDVARHATRVPPGHPEGYLEAFAQLYQDAALQIEAIDAGLPLPSVSRLLTTVEDGVAGLRFIDAVFTSNDQLAYTRVKNG, from the coding sequence ATGACACGAAGACTCAGGCTGGGCATGGTCGGCGGCGGGCAGGGTGCGTTTATCGGTGCGGTGCATCGGATCGCGGCGCGTATCGACGATCGCTTCGAACTGGTGGCAGCCGCGCTGTCGTCCGACCCGCAGCGCGCGCAGGCGAGCGCCGACGAACTCGGCATCGCACGCAGTTATGCGAGCTGGGACGAGATGGCGCGCGCCGAAGCGGCACGCGACGACGGCATCGACGCCGTGTCGATCGTCACGCCGAACCATCTGCATGCGCCCGTCGCGACGGCGTTCCTCGATGCCGGTATCCACGTGATCTGCGACAAGCCGCTCGCGATGACGCTCGAAGAAGGCGAGGCGCTCGCGAAGCTCGCGCGCGACAAGAACCGGCTCTTTGCGCTGACGCACACGTATTCGGGTTATCCGATGGTGCGCCATGCGCGCGAGCTGGTCGAAGCAGGTGAGTTGGGCGAGGTGCGCGTCGTGCAGGTCGAGTACGCGCAGGACTGGCTCGCGAAGCCAATCGAACTGACGGGCGAGAACCGCCAGGCGGTGTGGCGCACCGATCCGAAGCAGGCTGGGCGCGCCGGATGTCTTGGCGATATCGGCACGCACGCGTATCACCTGGCGGCGTTTGCGACCGGCATGCTCCCTATCGAGATCGCCGCTGAATTACATACGTTCGTCGAAGGGCGCCAGGTCGACGACCATATTCAGGCGATGCTGCGCTACGACAACGGTGCGCGCGGCATGCTGTGGGCGAGCCAGGTGGCGAGCGGCGCGGAAAACGCACTGCGTCTGCGCGTCTACGGGACGAAGGCGGGCATCGCATTCGATCAGGAGAACCCGAACGAACTGCTGTTCACGCCGTTGGGCGGCGCGACGCAAAGGCTCACGCGCGGGCGCGTCGGCAGCGACGTGGCGCGGCACGCAACGCGCGTGCCGCCAGGTCATCCCGAGGGTTATCTCGAAGCGTTCGCGCAGCTCTACCAGGATGCGGCGTTGCAGATCGAAGCCATCGACGCGGGTTTGCCTCTGCCGTCCGTAAGCCGTTTGCTGACGACCGTCGAGGACGGCGTCGCGGGGCTGCGTTTCATCGATGCCGTTTTCACAAGCAACGATCAGCTTGCCTACACGCGCGTAAAGAACGGCTGA
- a CDS encoding ABC transporter substrate-binding protein: MSSHKNKIKRTLMRAAAIGALFAAAAAHADIKVGIDLSSTGPAATIGITSKNAMLMWPKTIAGQNAQYIILDDGSDPGNAVRNIRKLINEDHVDVIVGPNITPAAIAALDPVAESQTPMITLIGSASVVEPQEGKKVWAFKMAQTDSAMADVMTRYMSNHNIKTVGFIGFADSYGDSWLNEFTKFATLRHIQVVATERFNRTDASVTGQVLKLIAAKPDAVLIAGAGTPTVLPQRTLVERGYKGAIYQTHGIATPEFIKLGGKDVEGTLFPTQPVVVARTLPADHPAKKAALAFVNAYETQYGPNTVTQFAGDAAGVYPRLQDAVARALKTAQPGTPEFRAALRTELEHAHELVVPNGVVNTSAKDHVGLDQRASVMGIIKGGKFTYLSQ, translated from the coding sequence ATGTCGTCGCACAAGAACAAAATCAAACGCACCCTGATGCGTGCCGCCGCGATCGGCGCGCTGTTCGCCGCCGCCGCCGCGCACGCGGACATCAAGGTCGGCATCGACCTGTCGAGCACGGGGCCTGCCGCCACGATCGGCATCACCAGCAAGAACGCGATGTTGATGTGGCCGAAGACGATTGCCGGTCAGAACGCGCAGTACATCATCCTCGACGACGGCTCCGATCCGGGCAATGCCGTACGCAATATCCGCAAGCTGATCAACGAGGACCACGTCGATGTGATCGTCGGTCCCAACATCACGCCCGCCGCGATCGCCGCGCTCGATCCCGTCGCCGAGAGCCAGACGCCGATGATTACGCTGATTGGTTCGGCGAGTGTCGTCGAGCCGCAGGAAGGCAAGAAGGTCTGGGCGTTTAAGATGGCGCAGACGGACAGCGCGATGGCCGACGTGATGACGCGCTACATGTCGAATCACAACATCAAGACGGTCGGCTTCATCGGTTTCGCGGACAGTTACGGCGACAGCTGGCTCAACGAGTTCACGAAGTTCGCGACGCTGCGCCACATTCAAGTCGTCGCGACCGAGCGCTTCAACCGCACCGACGCGAGCGTCACGGGCCAGGTGCTGAAGCTGATCGCGGCGAAGCCGGATGCCGTGCTGATCGCTGGCGCGGGCACGCCGACGGTGCTGCCGCAGCGCACGCTCGTCGAGCGCGGCTACAAAGGCGCCATCTATCAGACGCACGGCATCGCGACGCCGGAGTTCATCAAGCTGGGCGGCAAGGATGTCGAGGGGACACTGTTTCCGACACAGCCGGTCGTCGTGGCGCGCACGCTGCCTGCCGATCATCCGGCGAAGAAGGCCGCGCTTGCGTTCGTCAACGCGTACGAAACGCAATATGGGCCGAACACCGTGACGCAGTTCGCGGGCGATGCGGCGGGTGTGTATCCGCGTTTGCAGGATGCCGTCGCGCGCGCGTTGAAGACGGCGCAGCCGGGCACGCCGGAGTTTCGCGCGGCGTTGCGCACGGAACTCGAGCACGCGCATGAACTGGTGGTGCCGAACGGCGTCGTGAATACGAGCGCGAAGGATCACGTCGGGCTCGATCAGCGGGCCAGCGTGATGGGGATTATCAAGGGTGGGAAGTTTACGTATTTGAGTCAGTGA
- a CDS encoding sugar phosphate isomerase/epimerase: MKTIKGPAIFLAQFMGDKVPFDNLAHLAQWAASLGFKGIQVPADPRLVDLEQAASSQDYCDDLLGVVTDAGVAITELSTHLQGQLVAVHPAYDVLFDGFAAPHVRGNPAARTEWAVQQMKWAAKASQRLGLNTHVSFSGALAWPYIYPWPQRPAGLVEAAFDELARRWTPILDAFDEAGVDVCYELHPGEDLHDGVTFERFLVAVKDHRRANILFDPSHYVLQQLDYLAFIDIYHERIKAFHVKDAEFRPNGRQGVYGGYSGWVERAGRFRSLGDGQIDFGAIFSKMAQNDFPGWAVLEWECALKHPEDGAREGAEFIKRHIIRVADHAFDDFAGSGADHAQLKRVLGL, encoded by the coding sequence ATGAAAACGATCAAAGGGCCGGCGATCTTTCTCGCGCAGTTCATGGGCGACAAGGTGCCGTTCGACAACCTCGCGCATCTCGCGCAATGGGCCGCGAGTCTCGGTTTCAAAGGCATTCAGGTGCCCGCCGATCCGCGCCTCGTCGACCTCGAACAGGCGGCGTCGAGCCAGGACTATTGCGACGATCTGCTGGGCGTCGTCACCGATGCGGGCGTCGCCATCACCGAACTGTCGACGCATCTGCAAGGCCAACTCGTCGCCGTGCATCCCGCGTATGACGTGCTGTTCGACGGCTTCGCCGCGCCGCACGTGCGTGGCAATCCCGCGGCACGCACCGAATGGGCCGTGCAGCAGATGAAGTGGGCGGCGAAGGCATCGCAGCGTCTCGGGCTGAACACGCATGTGTCGTTTTCAGGCGCGCTCGCGTGGCCGTATATCTATCCGTGGCCGCAGCGTCCCGCCGGTCTCGTCGAAGCGGCCTTCGACGAACTCGCGCGCCGCTGGACACCCATCCTCGATGCATTCGACGAAGCGGGCGTCGATGTCTGCTACGAACTGCACCCGGGTGAAGATCTGCACGACGGCGTGACGTTCGAACGTTTTCTCGTGGCCGTGAAGGACCACAGGCGCGCCAACATCCTGTTCGATCCGAGTCACTACGTCTTGCAGCAACTCGACTACCTCGCGTTCATCGATATCTATCACGAGCGCATCAAGGCCTTTCACGTGAAGGACGCCGAGTTTCGTCCGAATGGGCGGCAAGGCGTGTATGGCGGCTATAGCGGCTGGGTCGAGCGCGCGGGGCGCTTCCGCTCGTTGGGCGACGGACAGATCGACTTCGGCGCGATCTTCTCGAAGATGGCGCAAAACGATTTTCCGGGCTGGGCCGTGCTCGAATGGGAGTGCGCGCTGAAGCATCCCGAAGACGGCGCGCGCGAAGGCGCCGAGTTCATCAAGCGGCACATCATTCGCGTGGCCGACCATGCATTCGACGACTTCGCGGGCAGCGGCGCGGACCACGCGCAACTGAAACGCGTGCTCGGCCTTTGA